One part of the Rutidosis leptorrhynchoides isolate AG116_Rl617_1_P2 chromosome 1, CSIRO_AGI_Rlap_v1, whole genome shotgun sequence genome encodes these proteins:
- the LOC139891356 gene encoding dehydration-responsive element-binding protein 1B-like, translated as MAPKQLSGYAKRKRKIQDEEMKKSQAGVLFQLQLLKNYLRSTMSQQRLSGLAMKTIENEILENMEIIEDDGFSSSTTTSSSSSSSQTEIRNSCVLTSKKFAKRKSARKRFKETRNPVCEIHEPSKQSRIWLGTFQTPEMAARAYDAATVALPGDNSPVNFFDSARQIRRAKSCSLHDIQEADLEEAYSFGSKLYNNKTCSLLSLKREEDNDDVVAKVEETASFIDEEAMFNMPSFYTSMAEGLVITPPGMKKGFDWDDDYADCNMDLTLWTY; from the exons ATGGCTCCTAAACAGTTATCTGGTTATGCAAAACGTAAGAGAAAAATACAAGATGAAGAAATGAAAAAGTCTCAAGCTGGTGTACTATTCCAGTTACAATTATTGAAAAATTACCTACGATCAACAATGTCCCAACAAAGACTGAGTGGATTGGCGATGAAGACTATTGAAAATGAAATTTTAGAGA ACATGGAAATAATTGAAGATGATGGTTTTTCTTcttcaacaacaacatcatcatcatcttcttcttctcaaaCCGAGATTAGAAATTCGTGTGTACTGACATCAAAAAAATTTGCTAAACGAAAATCCGCTAGAAAAAGGTTTAAGGAAACAAGAAACCCGGTATGTGAAATTCACGAGCCTAGTAAACAATCAAGAATATGGTTAGGAACATTCCAGACCCCTGAAATGGCAGCTAGGGCATATGATGCAGCAACCGTAGCTCTACCTGGCGATAATTCGCCAGTGAACTTTTTTGATTCGGCCCGTCAGATTAGACGGGCCAAGTCATGTTCTCTGCATGATATTCAAGAAGCTGATCTCGAAGAAGCTTATTCATTTGGATCAAAACTATATAACAATAAGACATGTTCGTTGTTATCTTTAAAGAGGGAAGAAGATAATGATGACGTGGTTGCAAAGGTTGAAGAGACGGCGTCGTTTATTGATGAAGAGGCTATGTTTAATATGCCAAGCTTTTATACTAGTATGGCCGAAGGATTGGTGATTACACCACCGGGGATGAAAAAAGGGTTTGATTGGGATGATGATTATGCTGATTGTAATATGGATTTGACACTATGGACGTATTAA